A genomic window from Vitis riparia cultivar Riparia Gloire de Montpellier isolate 1030 chromosome 18, EGFV_Vit.rip_1.0, whole genome shotgun sequence includes:
- the LOC117905997 gene encoding putative disease resistance RPP13-like protein 1 isoform X1, translating to MADALLSASLQVLFDRLASPELINFIRAQKLSHELLTNFKRKLLFVHKALNDAEMKQFSDPLFKDWLVQVMDVVYHAEDLLDEIATDALRSQIEAADSQDSGTHQVWNWKKVSAWVKAPFASQSMESRVKGLISLLENTAQEKVELGLKEGEGEKLSPRSPSTSLVDESFVYGRNEIKEEMVKWLLSDKENATGNNIDVISIMGMGGSGKTTLAQLLYNHDRVKQHFHLKAWVCVSTEFFLIEEVTKSFLKEIGSETKSDDTLNLLQLKLKESVGNKKFLLVLDDVWDMKSLDWDGLRIPLLAAAEGSKIVVTSRSETAAKIMRAIRSHHLGTLSPEDSWSLLTKLAFPNGDSSAYPQLETIGREIVDKCQGLPLAVKALGSLLYSKADKREWEDILNSKTWHSQTDHEILPSFRLSYQHLSPPVKRCFAYCSIFAKDHEFDKKKLILLWMAEGLLHAGQRDERMEEVGESCFNELEAKSFFQKSITKESCFVIHDLIHDLAQHISGEFCVQLEQYKVQKITEMTRHFCYSNSDDDRMVVFQKFEAVGEAKHLRTFLDEKKYPYFGFYTLSKRVLQNILPKFKSLRVLSLCAYKTTEVPDSIHNLTQLCYLDSWISPQHRFKDYLNQYVVYAICKQ from the coding sequence ATGGCGGACGCACTCCTCTCGGCTTCGCTTCAAGTTCTATTCGACAGATTGGCTTCTCCAGAGCTCATCAACTTTATCCGGGCACAAAAGCTCAGCCATGAACTCCTCACCAACTTTAAGAGGAAATTGCTGTTTGTCCACAAAGCGCTCAATGATGCGGAGATGAAGCAATTTTCAGACCCACTATTTAAAGACTGGCTGGTCCAAGTTATGGATGTTGTGTATCACGCGGAGGACCTGTTAGACGAGATCGCTACCGACGCTTTGCGGTCCCAGATCGAAGCTGCTGACTCCCAAGATAGCGGAACTCATCAGGTGTGGAACTGGAAAAAGGTCTCTGCTTGGGTCAAGGCTCCATTTGCTAGTCAAAGTATGGAGTCCAGGGTCAAGGGCttgatttctctacttgaaaaCACTGCACAAGAAAAAGTTGAGCTAGGGCTGAAAGAAGGTGAGGGCGAGAAACTGTCACCAAGATCACCATCCACTTCTCTGGTGGATGAGTCCTTTGTGTACGGCAGGAATGAAATTAAGGAGGAGATGGTGAAGTGGTTGCTTTCTGATAAGGAAAATGCAACAGGCAACAACATAGATGTGATATCCATAATGGGCATGGGCGGCAGCGGCAAGACGACACTCGCTCAGCTTCTCTATAACCATGATAGAGTGAAGCAACACTTCCACTTGAAAGCATGGGTCTGTGTTTCCACCGAGTTTTTTCTAATCGAGGAGGTAACAAAATCATTTCTTAAGGAAATCGGTTCTGAAACTAAATCAGACGACACCCTAAATTTGCTTCAGCTTAAACTCAAAGAGAGCGTAGGTAACAAGAAATTTCTGCTCGTTCTCGACGACGTCTGGGATATGAAGTCTCTTGATTGGGATGGCCTACGAATTCCACTCCTCGCTGCAGCAGAGGGAAGCAAGATTGTTGTGACCAGTCGTAGTGAAACTGCTGCAAAAATCATGCGTGCAATCCGTAGTCATCATCTGGGGACATTAAGCCCTGAAGATAGTTGGTCCCTACTTACAAAACTCGCATTTCCAAATGGAGATTCCAGCGCTTATCCTCAGCTTGAAACCATTGGCAGAGAGATTGTGGACAAGTGCCAAGGATTGCCTTTGGCTGTAAAAGCACTCGGGAGCCTCTTGTACTCTAAGGCCGATAAAAGAGAATGGGAAGATATTTTGAACAGCAAAACATGGCATTCCCAGACTGATCATGAAATTCTTCCATCTTTTAGATTGAGTTATCAGCATCTTTCTCCTCCTGTGAAGCGTTGTTTTGCTTACTGTTCAATTTTTGCTAAGGACCATGAATTTGACAAAAAGAAGCTGATTCTATTATGGATGGCAGAAGGGCTTTTACACGCGGGACAAAGGGACGAAAGAATGGAAGAGGTAGGTGAGTCATGTTTTAACGAGCTTGAAGCAAagtcatttttccaaaaatctaTTACAAAAGAATCATGTTTTGTAATACATGATTTAATACATGACTTGGCTCAACATATCTCAGGAGAATTTTGTGTTCAATTGGAACAGTATAAGGTGCAAAAAATAACTGAGATGACTCGCCATTTTTGCTACTCTAATAGTGATGATGACAGGATGGTTGTATTTCAAAAGTTTGAGGCTGTTGGTGAAGCTAAACATCTCAGAACCTTTCTGGACGAGAAGAAATATCCATACTTTGGGTTTTATACATTGAGTAAGagagttttacaaaatatattaccaaaatttaaatcctTGCGTGTGTTGTCATTGTGTGCATACAAGACAACTGAAGTGCCTGATTCAATACACAATTTAACACAGTTGTGTTACTTGGATAGTTGGATCTCTCCTCAACACAGATTCAAAGATTACCTGAATCAGTATGTTGTTTATGCAATTTGCAAACAATGA